The Lycium barbarum isolate Lr01 chromosome 10, ASM1917538v2, whole genome shotgun sequence genome includes a region encoding these proteins:
- the LOC132613763 gene encoding spermidine synthase 1 isoform X2 produces MANESSASELILPVKRAREEEEKMEEVNNNNESPYISSILPGWFSEISPLWPGEAHSLKVEKILFQGKSDYQNVMVFQSSNYGKVLILDGVIQLTERDECAYQEMITHLPLCSIPNPKKVLVIGGGDGGVLREVSRHSSVEQIDICEIDKMVIDVSKQFFPNVAIGYEDPRVKLHVGDGVAFLKNVPEGTYDAVIVDSSDPIGPAQELFEKPFFESVVRALSPGGVVCTQAESIWLHMHIIEDIVANCRQIFKGSVNYAWTTVPTYPSGVIGFMLCSTEGPAVDFKNPINPIDADDSHTKTRGPLKFYNSEVNREEIQTRRSC; encoded by the exons ATGGCAAACGAGAGCAGCGCAAGTGAATTAATATTGCCTGTGAAGAGAGCAAGGGAGGAGGAGGAGAAAATGGAGGAAGTCAATAATAACAATGAATCACCCTACATTTCTTCTATCTTACCTGGATGGTTCTCTGAGATTAGCCCGCTTTGGCCTG GGGAAGCACACTCATTGAAGGTTGAAAAGATATTATTTCAGGGGAAGTCAGATTACCAAAATGTCATGGTTTTTCAG TCATCAAATTATGGAAAGGTGCTTATTTTGGATGGTGTGATACAACTCACAGAGCGGGATGAATGTGCTTACCAAGAAATGATCACTCATCTCCCACTTTGCTCAATTCCAAACCCCAAAAAG GTGTTGGTTATTGGAGGAGGTGATGGTGGTGTTTTGCGTGAGGTGTCTCGTCATTCTTCTGTTGAACAGATAGACATATGTGAGATTGACAAGATGGTAATTGAT gTCTCTAAGCAATTTTTCCCTAATGTAGCTATAGGATATGAGGATCCCCGAGTTAAACTCCATGTTGGTGATG GAGTTGCATTTTTGAAAAATGTTCCAGAAGGAACTTATGATGCAGTTATAGTGGACTCCTCTGACCCCATAG GTCCAGCCCAGGAGTTGTTCGAAAAGCCTTTCTTTGAATCAGTAGTAAGGGCTCTGAGTCCTGGAGGGGTTGTCTGTACGCAGGCGGAGAGCATATGGCTTCACATGCACATAATTGAAGATATCGTGGCAAactgccgccaaatcttcaaaggctCAGTCAACTATGCCTGGACCACAGTTCCTACTTATCCAAG TGGTGTTATAGGTTTCATGCTCTGCTCTACTGAGGGACCAGCAGTTGATTTCAAGAATCCAATTAACCCCATTGATGCTGATGATAGCCACACCAAAACTAGAGGACCCTTGAAGTTCTACAACTCTGAG gtaaacagggaggagatccagactcgtaggagctgttag
- the LOC132613763 gene encoding spermidine synthase 1 isoform X3: protein MANESSASELILPVKRAREEEEKMEEVNNNNESPYISSILPGWFSEISPLWPGEAHSLKVEKILFQGKSDYQNVMVFQSSNYGKVLILDGVIQLTERDECAYQEMITHLPLCSIPNPKKVLVIGGGDGGVLREVSRHSSVEQIDICEIDKMVIDVSKQFFPNVAIGYEDPRVKLHVGDGVAFLKNVPEGTYDAVIVDSSDPIGPAQELFEKPFFESVVRALSPGGVVCTQAESIWLHMHIIEDIVANCRQIFKGSVNYAWTTVPTYPSGVIGFMLCSTEGPAVDFKNPINPIDADDSHTKTRGPLKFYNSESCELGRRTFSH from the exons ATGGCAAACGAGAGCAGCGCAAGTGAATTAATATTGCCTGTGAAGAGAGCAAGGGAGGAGGAGGAGAAAATGGAGGAAGTCAATAATAACAATGAATCACCCTACATTTCTTCTATCTTACCTGGATGGTTCTCTGAGATTAGCCCGCTTTGGCCTG GGGAAGCACACTCATTGAAGGTTGAAAAGATATTATTTCAGGGGAAGTCAGATTACCAAAATGTCATGGTTTTTCAG TCATCAAATTATGGAAAGGTGCTTATTTTGGATGGTGTGATACAACTCACAGAGCGGGATGAATGTGCTTACCAAGAAATGATCACTCATCTCCCACTTTGCTCAATTCCAAACCCCAAAAAG GTGTTGGTTATTGGAGGAGGTGATGGTGGTGTTTTGCGTGAGGTGTCTCGTCATTCTTCTGTTGAACAGATAGACATATGTGAGATTGACAAGATGGTAATTGAT gTCTCTAAGCAATTTTTCCCTAATGTAGCTATAGGATATGAGGATCCCCGAGTTAAACTCCATGTTGGTGATG GAGTTGCATTTTTGAAAAATGTTCCAGAAGGAACTTATGATGCAGTTATAGTGGACTCCTCTGACCCCATAG GTCCAGCCCAGGAGTTGTTCGAAAAGCCTTTCTTTGAATCAGTAGTAAGGGCTCTGAGTCCTGGAGGGGTTGTCTGTACGCAGGCGGAGAGCATATGGCTTCACATGCACATAATTGAAGATATCGTGGCAAactgccgccaaatcttcaaaggctCAGTCAACTATGCCTGGACCACAGTTCCTACTTATCCAAG TGGTGTTATAGGTTTCATGCTCTGCTCTACTGAGGGACCAGCAGTTGATTTCAAGAATCCAATTAACCCCATTGATGCTGATGATAGCCACACCAAAACTAGAGGACCCTTGAAGTTCTACAACTCTGAG agttgtgagcttggaaggagaacgtttagtcattaa
- the LOC132613763 gene encoding spermidine synthase 1 isoform X1, giving the protein MANESSASELILPVKRAREEEEKMEEVNNNNESPYISSILPGWFSEISPLWPGEAHSLKVEKILFQGKSDYQNVMVFQSSNYGKVLILDGVIQLTERDECAYQEMITHLPLCSIPNPKKVLVIGGGDGGVLREVSRHSSVEQIDICEIDKMVIDVSKQFFPNVAIGYEDPRVKLHVGDGVAFLKNVPEGTYDAVIVDSSDPIGPAQELFEKPFFESVVRALSPGGVVCTQAESIWLHMHIIEDIVANCRQIFKGSVNYAWTTVPTYPSGVIGFMLCSTEGPAVDFKNPINPIDADDSHTKTRGPLKFYNSEIHSASFCLPSFAKRVIESKEK; this is encoded by the exons ATGGCAAACGAGAGCAGCGCAAGTGAATTAATATTGCCTGTGAAGAGAGCAAGGGAGGAGGAGGAGAAAATGGAGGAAGTCAATAATAACAATGAATCACCCTACATTTCTTCTATCTTACCTGGATGGTTCTCTGAGATTAGCCCGCTTTGGCCTG GGGAAGCACACTCATTGAAGGTTGAAAAGATATTATTTCAGGGGAAGTCAGATTACCAAAATGTCATGGTTTTTCAG TCATCAAATTATGGAAAGGTGCTTATTTTGGATGGTGTGATACAACTCACAGAGCGGGATGAATGTGCTTACCAAGAAATGATCACTCATCTCCCACTTTGCTCAATTCCAAACCCCAAAAAG GTGTTGGTTATTGGAGGAGGTGATGGTGGTGTTTTGCGTGAGGTGTCTCGTCATTCTTCTGTTGAACAGATAGACATATGTGAGATTGACAAGATGGTAATTGAT gTCTCTAAGCAATTTTTCCCTAATGTAGCTATAGGATATGAGGATCCCCGAGTTAAACTCCATGTTGGTGATG GAGTTGCATTTTTGAAAAATGTTCCAGAAGGAACTTATGATGCAGTTATAGTGGACTCCTCTGACCCCATAG GTCCAGCCCAGGAGTTGTTCGAAAAGCCTTTCTTTGAATCAGTAGTAAGGGCTCTGAGTCCTGGAGGGGTTGTCTGTACGCAGGCGGAGAGCATATGGCTTCACATGCACATAATTGAAGATATCGTGGCAAactgccgccaaatcttcaaaggctCAGTCAACTATGCCTGGACCACAGTTCCTACTTATCCAAG TGGTGTTATAGGTTTCATGCTCTGCTCTACTGAGGGACCAGCAGTTGATTTCAAGAATCCAATTAACCCCATTGATGCTGATGATAGCCACACCAAAACTAGAGGACCCTTGAAGTTCTACAACTCTGAG ATTCATTCTGCATCGTTCTGTTTGCCATCATTTGCGAAGAGGGTGATTGAATCCAAAGAAAAATGA
- the LOC132613763 gene encoding spermidine synthase 1 isoform X4, translated as MANESSASELILPVKRAREEEEKMEEVNNNNESPYISSILPGWFSEISPLWPGEAHSLKVEKILFQGKSDYQNVMVFQSSNYGKVLILDGVIQLTERDECAYQEMITHLPLCSIPNPKKVLVIGGGDGGVLREVSRHSSVEQIDICEIDKMVIDVSKQFFPNVAIGYEDPRVKLHVGDGVAFLKNVPEGTYDAVIVDSSDPIGPAQELFEKPFFESVVRALSPGGVVCTQAESIWLHMHIIEDIVANCRQIFKGSVNYAWTTVPTYPSGVIGFMLCSTEGPAVDFKNPINPIDADDSHTKTRGPLKFYNSEVET; from the exons ATGGCAAACGAGAGCAGCGCAAGTGAATTAATATTGCCTGTGAAGAGAGCAAGGGAGGAGGAGGAGAAAATGGAGGAAGTCAATAATAACAATGAATCACCCTACATTTCTTCTATCTTACCTGGATGGTTCTCTGAGATTAGCCCGCTTTGGCCTG GGGAAGCACACTCATTGAAGGTTGAAAAGATATTATTTCAGGGGAAGTCAGATTACCAAAATGTCATGGTTTTTCAG TCATCAAATTATGGAAAGGTGCTTATTTTGGATGGTGTGATACAACTCACAGAGCGGGATGAATGTGCTTACCAAGAAATGATCACTCATCTCCCACTTTGCTCAATTCCAAACCCCAAAAAG GTGTTGGTTATTGGAGGAGGTGATGGTGGTGTTTTGCGTGAGGTGTCTCGTCATTCTTCTGTTGAACAGATAGACATATGTGAGATTGACAAGATGGTAATTGAT gTCTCTAAGCAATTTTTCCCTAATGTAGCTATAGGATATGAGGATCCCCGAGTTAAACTCCATGTTGGTGATG GAGTTGCATTTTTGAAAAATGTTCCAGAAGGAACTTATGATGCAGTTATAGTGGACTCCTCTGACCCCATAG GTCCAGCCCAGGAGTTGTTCGAAAAGCCTTTCTTTGAATCAGTAGTAAGGGCTCTGAGTCCTGGAGGGGTTGTCTGTACGCAGGCGGAGAGCATATGGCTTCACATGCACATAATTGAAGATATCGTGGCAAactgccgccaaatcttcaaaggctCAGTCAACTATGCCTGGACCACAGTTCCTACTTATCCAAG TGGTGTTATAGGTTTCATGCTCTGCTCTACTGAGGGACCAGCAGTTGATTTCAAGAATCCAATTAACCCCATTGATGCTGATGATAGCCACACCAAAACTAGAGGACCCTTGAAGTTCTACAACTCTGAG gtagaaacgtga